A window from Leuconostoc mesenteroides subsp. mesenteroides encodes these proteins:
- a CDS encoding YhgE/Pip domain-containing protein, whose translation MRNFFENSEWNRVRKIRGLPLLLVGITLIPSLYAVIFLSSLWDTYGRVDHLPVAIVNQDKTAKINGKSQNIGDNLTNKLLDGKQLKLTKTSAEKAQKGLVSGKYYMTITIPRSFTKNSGTLLNDKPVKPEIKIAHNTGQGFIAEKLTASAADKVQANVSKSLQSVYNKTILNAATSSQKGFQSGSEGATQLGSGLSQLQDGTKKLQDGTAQLQTGTSQLATGLSIYTNGVSSADAGAQQLTSGAQQLAIQLQKVSDEINTKQNASAADLKQLDTGLTQLTQGLQKLSKVESPTISVDTTKLNEASEKLSAGLTGAGKDATAFKALAQDADFQKFLQENPAVAAKYQAALSDLGQNVQSSATAASTIQNQLTTLKNMLPQLQALQAEIPELQQLGQQGSVATQGAQTAIKTLNDSLTTVSQGIANQAVPGAQQLAQGSSQLTTGLGQLAAKNDTLNNGASQLNDGTTQLLTGESQASAALQQAGTGTTTLANKLADGAVKLSAIHNKKSNVVALSQPVQKKSSNLSKVPNNGTGMAPYMMSVGLFVGMITFTTIFDFMTVSKKPKNGFTWWANKQLINAPVFIGQALIMTGLLFLVDGMEAQRPAMTFIVALAASFAFNQFVVLFNVLIGKLGSGIMLILMVLQLSASAGSYPIELSNNFFEAIHPWMPMSYSVHAFRETISMGGSVASDLTVLLSLGVVSMVLTWFVYQMKLNHNQLTFKH comes from the coding sequence ATGAGGAATTTTTTTGAGAATTCAGAATGGAACCGCGTTCGAAAAATCAGGGGGTTACCATTATTATTGGTTGGTATTACACTCATTCCGAGTTTATACGCAGTCATTTTTTTGTCGTCACTTTGGGATACATACGGTAGAGTAGATCACCTTCCTGTTGCCATTGTTAATCAAGATAAAACCGCAAAAATTAATGGTAAATCACAAAATATAGGTGATAATTTAACTAACAAGTTGCTTGACGGTAAGCAATTAAAATTAACGAAGACTTCGGCTGAAAAAGCGCAAAAGGGCCTTGTATCTGGAAAGTATTACATGACCATCACAATACCTAGATCTTTTACAAAAAATTCAGGTACATTGTTGAATGATAAACCAGTTAAGCCTGAAATTAAAATTGCGCATAATACTGGGCAAGGATTCATTGCTGAAAAATTAACAGCTTCAGCGGCTGATAAAGTACAGGCAAATGTCTCAAAATCATTGCAAAGTGTTTATAATAAAACAATTTTAAATGCAGCAACGTCCTCACAAAAAGGTTTTCAATCAGGATCCGAAGGTGCCACACAACTTGGGAGTGGTTTATCGCAATTACAAGATGGTACTAAAAAATTGCAAGATGGCACAGCACAGCTACAAACTGGTACTTCACAATTAGCGACGGGCTTGTCAATCTACACAAATGGCGTGTCTTCCGCTGATGCTGGTGCACAGCAATTAACTTCAGGTGCGCAACAACTTGCTATACAGCTTCAAAAGGTTTCCGATGAAATCAATACAAAGCAAAATGCCAGTGCAGCCGATTTAAAGCAGCTGGATACAGGATTGACACAACTGACACAAGGTCTACAAAAACTAAGTAAAGTTGAATCACCAACTATATCTGTTGATACAACCAAACTTAACGAAGCATCCGAAAAGTTGTCAGCTGGATTAACTGGTGCTGGAAAAGACGCAACTGCGTTCAAAGCATTAGCTCAAGATGCTGATTTCCAAAAGTTCTTACAAGAAAACCCAGCCGTTGCTGCTAAATATCAAGCAGCGTTAAGTGATTTAGGTCAAAACGTGCAGTCGAGCGCTACAGCAGCTAGTACAATTCAAAATCAATTAACTACGTTAAAGAATATGTTGCCACAATTGCAAGCGTTGCAGGCAGAAATTCCAGAACTACAGCAGCTTGGTCAACAGGGGTCTGTTGCCACTCAAGGGGCACAAACAGCCATTAAAACACTGAATGATAGTTTAACCACCGTCAGCCAAGGAATAGCTAACCAAGCAGTACCAGGTGCTCAGCAGCTAGCTCAAGGATCCTCACAATTAACTACAGGTCTTGGACAGCTAGCTGCCAAAAACGATACGCTTAATAATGGTGCTTCACAATTAAATGATGGCACGACACAGTTGCTTACTGGTGAGAGTCAAGCTAGTGCGGCTTTGCAGCAAGCAGGGACAGGCACAACCACTTTAGCGAATAAGTTAGCCGATGGCGCTGTCAAATTATCAGCCATACACAATAAGAAATCAAATGTGGTAGCATTATCACAGCCAGTTCAGAAAAAGTCATCTAATTTATCAAAGGTTCCTAATAATGGTACTGGAATGGCACCATATATGATGTCTGTAGGGTTATTTGTCGGTATGATTACCTTTACGACCATATTTGATTTCATGACGGTTTCTAAAAAGCCAAAAAATGGTTTTACGTGGTGGGCTAATAAGCAGTTAATTAACGCGCCAGTTTTTATTGGACAAGCACTGATTATGACTGGTTTACTCTTCTTAGTCGACGGCATGGAAGCGCAGCGACCAGCAATGACATTTATTGTAGCTTTAGCAGCGTCGTTTGCGTTTAATCAATTTGTTGTCTTGTTTAATGTATTAATTGGTAAACTAGGATCAGGTATTATGCTGATTTTGATGGTGTTACAATTGAGTGCTAGTGCAGGGTCTTATCCAATTGAGTTATCAAACAACTTTTTTGAGGCAATTCATCCATGGATGCCAATGAGTTACTCTGTCCATGCCTTCCGCGAAACAATTTCTATGGGTGGTAGTGTGGCATCAGACTTAACTGTATTGTTATCCTTAGGAGTGGTATCAATGGTGCTAACCTGGTTTGTATACCAAATGAAATTAAATCATAATCAGTTAACTTTTAAGCATTAA
- the rlmH gene encoding 23S rRNA (pseudouridine(1915)-N(3))-methyltransferase RlmH, with protein sequence MNIKLITVGKLKEKYLTEGIAEYTKRLSRFCKMQVVELIDEKTPENASEAQKNQIMAKEGERIQAKIGSRDYVIVLAIEGKQFPSEEFSQKLETVAVNGYSDITFIIGGSLGLSKAIKQRANLKMSFGLLTLPHQLMRLVLIEQIYRAFMIQQGSPYHK encoded by the coding sequence ATGAATATTAAACTAATCACTGTCGGAAAATTAAAAGAAAAGTATTTAACAGAAGGTATTGCAGAGTACACAAAGCGATTATCTCGTTTTTGTAAAATGCAGGTAGTTGAGTTGATTGATGAAAAAACACCGGAAAATGCTAGTGAGGCACAGAAAAACCAAATTATGGCTAAAGAAGGGGAGCGGATTCAAGCCAAAATTGGTTCGCGTGATTATGTGATTGTGCTAGCAATAGAAGGAAAACAGTTCCCTTCCGAGGAATTTTCTCAAAAACTTGAAACCGTTGCGGTTAATGGTTATTCAGATATTACTTTTATTATTGGTGGTTCTCTTGGATTATCCAAGGCAATCAAGCAAAGGGCCAACTTGAAAATGAGCTTTGGGTTGTTAACATTGCCGCACCAATTAATGCGTCTTGTACTGATTGAACAAATTTATCGTGCTTTTATGATTCAACAAGGATCGCCTTATCATAAGTAA